Within the Mixophyes fleayi isolate aMixFle1 chromosome 5, aMixFle1.hap1, whole genome shotgun sequence genome, the region AGGCCGGTAGGGGGAATAAGATCCAGGTGAGCGCATGGTGCACAAGATCTCAGCATTTCCCAGGTGTTCTGAGAAAGCCTTTGTTGAGCTGGGGTGTGGGAAGAGTTGGTGGTGTTGGGAAGGACCGTGGCGATCTTCCCTGGGGTCAGCAGACAGCTGTTGCCCTTCACTCCTGGGATCCATTAACAACAGCAGAGCTTCGGGCATGCAATACCTATAGAGTTGTAAGTGCAATGATGCCCCATTACTACTAAGGGGGCTAATTGGGAAAAGGGCGGATGGGTGAGACAGTGCAGATGATGGAGAGTAAGACAGGAGAGGATAAGATGGGACTGATGGAGGGGAATGTAGTAAAGCACTTGTCGGCCATAAGAGCCTTCCACTTGGTGATTTGGTGTCTTGTTCTGAGTTCTCTCTTTTCTGGAAAGGTTTGCTCAGGATGCTGTCAATTGCAAAGGAGCTGGAGAATTTGGTCCCTGGGCTGGTCTCCTTGGTGGGCCTGTTGGAGCTAGAGGAAGGATGCACAGAGGAGGAGGATGGAGAAGAAGCTGCTCGCAGTATTCTGCTGGATGGAGGGACCGAGCCCTGGCTTGTTGGTATTGATGGCATTAGTGCATGATGCTGATGCTGATGCTCAGACAGCCCCTGCAGCTCTTGGTCTTTAAGGCACTTGGTGACTCTGTTCAGCCTTTTCCTTCTGCGCCTGAAAACACCGTCTGCAAAGGTGTACTCGCTGTTGGGGTTCAGCATCCAATAGTTGTCTTTGCCCCAGGGCCGAGATGGGTCTCTGAGGACTTTCACAAAGCAGTCATTGAGGGACAGGTTATGTCTCACAGAATTCCTCCAGCCGGTGTATTGTCCTCTAAAGAAGGGGAACTTCTTCATCAGATAGTCATTGATTTCAGCAAGTGTAAGACGGCCGCTGGCAGAGTCCCTGATTGCCATGGCTATCAGAGCGATGTATGAGTATGGTGGCTTTGGTCGGCGGGTATATGTCTTAGCTTTACCGACCTCGGTTGTTTGGGCTCTGCACCCCACCGATATCTCTGCATCTTCTTCATCCCTCTCAGACCCAGGTCtcacctctccctcctcctccacttcttcctcctcctcgccACCCAGGCTACCGGTGTCCGTGTCCATTTCAGAGTCTCTTGGGCAGAGGACTGGAGTAGGGCTGTTTGCTACAAAGTCACCGTCTGAGCCCAGCTCATCGTCCCTGCTGGAGAGAGGGGACGGCATGCTGCCCTCCAGATCACTGGTGCACACCTTGTCAACATAGGCTGCTTGGGAAAACACTTCGAGACTCATCCCGATCAAGTTGCACTGCCTGCTGCAGCCTGTCAGCTCTACCTGCAGCTTTCTTGGTGATAGCACAGCTCAGCTTCTGTCCTCAGTGTGATTCTCCGCAGTCACACGTGTCATAGATCACTCCCCAGGGGCTTAGGGTGTCTTGCTGGAGATCAGCCACCGTCACTTAGTTCTGTTAGTATTGACCCGGCGGTGCCCTCATCCCTGAGGCACACAGGACCTGATCAGAGGGAAGGGGGAGTACAACAAATCGCCACAACTGCGGCTTGTCAACGTGTTTCTTGTCAAGGGATGTCAGGTCCCTTCAGTCCGGTGCTGCTGAGCCGTCCCCAGCAGCTGCcttgatgttattattattattgttaactgGCTCTCCCTTTACATTCGCCTCAGTCTAATATAATAGAGAGGTGGGAGTGGCCATCAAGCTCACCTACTTTATCTCTAGCAAATCACAGCCTAAGTcaacaagagggaggagggaaaAGCTAAGGTAGTTTAATTTTAATTAGAATTTTGGATAAGCCTAATTACCCTAACACATTTGTTTGGGTGTCATTACGCATACATTATTGCCTCTCACCCTCCCTTCTCTCCCACTAGTTGCTTTGTATAGTGTAGTTCTCCATGCAGGAGCAGGTGTCTCCAGGTGTAAAGTACACTTTGACTAGTAGGTGGCAGAGCCACACCAGATACTGTGCATACATTACTTCTTATGCTGTTCTCTAAGAACACTAATAACTAGGATACAGGGAGAGACTATGTTATCATTTTGAAAGAACAGGTCTAATGAACATTGCCTGGAAATAGCTAAAtagattattaaatataatacaaatctttttattttattctttttatttatctAATTTTACCAGCCAAAACGTTACAAATTGGCCGTCTTTGATTTATTCAtccaacatattatttattaactttAAATACCGTAAGTCTTCCGATTTATATGTTGAAAAGCACACTGATTTGGAGGTATatctagataaaaaaataatcaaacataAAACTAAGTTGTCTTGTTTGCGGCTTTTTTATAAATCCGTATGTACATAAATTATTAGTGTAATTCTTCTGTTCTATTcatatctacatatctatatatctatatctatctacatatctatatatctatatctatctatctatctatatatatatatatatatatatatatatatatatatatatagctatacatatctatctatgtacatACAGTTATTACACTTTGGTTATTGCAAGTCTGGAGTTTTGGGAGACATCTTTTTGAGACGTGTAAGCTATAACCCCAAGTCAATGCTTGGGGTAGGTTTCCTGTGCTTCCTGCCTTTGTTGTAAACTGCAAGGGATAGGGACATATCTCCTAATCTACCtttgatgtttattttattaccttTCCAGCATTTGTGTAAAAACTGAGCGCATTGTCTCTTATCTCCATTCAAAGGACTTAAAAGTATTTCAAAACGTTAGGGGTAAACATGTAAAAGATCTGTTTCAATGCAATGGCTTCACATCAAGGCTTCAAATGatagtatttaataaataaagggGTCAGTTTAGGTAGAAACTGAAACAAACTGCTGGAAACCAATCCAAACTACAGAAATGACATGGAGTGCCTGCATCAGCAACTCTGGATGTAGGAGTCTCACCCACAACAAATTACAAACCTATTTAG harbors:
- the FOXQ1 gene encoding forkhead box protein Q1; this encodes MSLEVFSQAAYVDKVCTSDLEGSMPSPLSSRDDELGSDGDFVANSPTPVLCPRDSEMDTDTGSLGGEEEEEVEEEGEVRPGSERDEEDAEISVGCRAQTTEVGKAKTYTRRPKPPYSYIALIAMAIRDSASGRLTLAEINDYLMKKFPFFRGQYTGWRNSVRHNLSLNDCFVKVLRDPSRPWGKDNYWMLNPNSEYTFADGVFRRRRKRLNRVTKCLKDQELQGLSEHQHQHHALMPSIPTSQGSVPPSSRILRAASSPSSSSVHPSSSSNRPTKETSPGTKFSSSFAIDSILSKPFQKRENSEQDTKSPSGRLLWPTSALLHSPPSVPSYPLLSYSPSSALSHPSALFPISPLSSNGASLHLQLYRYCMPEALLLLMDPRSEGQQLSADPREDRHGPSQHHQLFPHPSSTKAFSEHLGNAEILCTMRSPGSYSPYRPETLLA